The genome window AGAAAAGCCATATCTCATGCGAAATTGTACTTAGATCATCATGATAAGGCAATGCTGAATTCCGCCATTTCCGTAACACTCCCGTCGTTTCTCGGAGTAGTAGCGATCGCTTTCCTAGTTCAGTTTTCACTCGAGATTGGAACAGATGGAAGTATCATCCTAGCGTTTCTCTATATTTTTACTCGTCTTGTTCAACAGCTATCGTCGGTTGTCGGTGGTGTAAATGCGCTAACCAACGAATTTCCATCCTTTCAGATTGCAATGAGATACTTCTCACTCAGTCAGACTCAGCCGATAGAGGAAAGTGAGGCGAAGAGAAAAAGCGTTAATATACCACCATCGATCGTGATCAAAGACATGAGTTTTTCTTGGGAAAAGAATGTCGAACCTATATATAGAGATTACTGCTTAGAGATACAAGCCGGCTCTATTGTAGGAATTATGGGAGAAAGTGGGTGCGGTAAATCTACACTCCTTCAACTAATTCTGGGGCAAATTGAGCCTTCAAAGGGGAGTTTATACGTAGCTGGGAAGCCTGCAGTTACTTTTGCAAAAGAGTCAACTCGTAGTATCGCTTACGTCGGACCTGACCCTTATCTTTTTGATGGAACAGTGAGAGATAATCTCTGCTTTGGGCTTGATGAAGTGCCTAGTGATATTGATATATGGGAAGCGCTAGAAAAAGCGGAAATTTCATCGAGAATAGTAGATTTAGACGAGAGGTTCGATAGACATAGAGAAAAATTTTCGACAGGTGAAAAACAACGGTTGGCAATTGCGAGGGCATTGCTTAGAAGTCCAAAATTGCTTATTTTGGATGAAGCGTCAGCTAACCTTGATCATAGTACGGAGTCGCATCTTGCTTTAACTATCAGAAAGTTCGCAGGAGACTGCACGATCATAATGGTCTCGCATCGGAAGAACTTCTTGAAGTACTGTAATGAAGTTATTGACTTAGGAGCTAGCTAATTCCTTCTTGGACAATGTTGTGAATTCGAATAACTCCCTCAACTTTATGATTTACGTCAACCACAGGGATGACATTCACTGGCTTCTTCTCAAATTCCATAATTTGCAAAGCTTCTATGGCAAGCCTATCTTTGGAAATTATGGCAGGGTTTTTGGTGCAAATTTCACTTGCTTTACAAGAAAATATGTCGCTCTTACGGCTAGCAACTGCTCTTCTTATATCTCCATCCGTAATAATACCTTGCAAATGGTTGAAGTCATCTACAACTAGTACAGAGCCACATCCACTGATGGAGATGCTACTGACTATATCCATGAAGTGTGTGTCAGTTTTAATAAGTGTAGCCTTCTGCATGAGCCTTGATACCGTCATGGTCAATTTCTTCCCTAGGCTGCCAGAAGGGTGGTTGTAGGCAAACTCCTCTTTAGTAATCCCGGCGGACTGAGCCACTAAGACTGCTAGTATATCCGCAACTATCAAACTTATAGTACTTGAAGTAGTGGGGGCTAGGTTGTTATGGCATAGTTCTCTTTGGATGGAAGCATCGAAAACAATATCACATTCTCTAGCTAGCCGAGATTCCCTGTCTCCTAGTATTCCAATAACTTGAAATTGCCTTGATTTTGCATGTGGCAGTAGATCTAGCAGTTCGTGAGTGCTCCCACTATTACTAAAAATGAACATCAGTCCCTTGGTCTCTAAAATCCCTAAGTCGCCGTGCAGGGCTTCTACGGGGTGTAAAAAAATTGCTCTAAAACTTAAGCTTCGAAGAGTTGAAGACATCTTTTCCGCTATTATTCCAGACTTACCGATTCCGCTTGTAACGATCTGAACATTACTACCTCTGATCAGGCTCAAAAGAGAAGATACTGAATCTTCGTTTCGACTTGAAAGAGAGCGAAGTTCATCTATAAGAAGTTGAATACAACTCTTATAGATCGTTTGACCACTTTTAAGATTTGGTTCTGTCTGTAGATCTGCTTGTTCATACATTAAGTTCTGCTCCACTGTTCTTATTATTGCGATCGTATGACTCAGATTTCTGAGAGCATGAGTTCATACACTCCCTCGCCTGAAACCATTCACTACTGAATTCAATATCTCTAAACTCATTGAAAAACGGTCCACCGAGAGTAAAGTGAACATTCTTTGGTTTTCCTGTCTTTGGGTTAACTCCTACCAGGTAGTTCCACTCTGACGGTATATCGCCGATCTCAGCTTCAGGATTTTTTAGCCAGTGAAACTGATGTAGTTCAAGGCCCGAAGCGCGATTTACGTAATCTAGAGTTAAGGAGCGGCATTTCTCATTGTTGAAAATCATGACACTTGTCCAGTTCTTCATTTTGTACGATGTTTGGACTTTGTTTAGGAACTTGAGACCTTCTTCAGCTTCGTGTTTATGCTTTACAACTTGAACAGAGTACCGGCTATCTCGGAGATCCCAAAGCTTGGCAATATCGTCTAGTAGAAGCATGTCGTTATCCATGAATATGGACCAACCGTCATAATTGCTAAGGTAGGGCACTAGAAACCTTGAGAATGAGAACTCAGTGGACTGTAGCGGGTCTAAAGGGCGGTCAAAAATACTTTTTATATGACTTAGACAAATGGGCGTAATCGAGACTGGTTGACTCGACCTTTGAATAATACTTGACTGCAGGACATTATACGCCACAGAGACATTTCTATCGTATCCGATAAATATTCTGATCATGAAAAAAGCTCATTGAGGTGTTTAAATGTAATTAATTAGACGCTAGTATAGGATTATATGATTTGTCAAATGCCAAAAAGCTCACGATATCCTCGATATATACAGGGTGGAGAGTATGAATCTTTGCGTTATTCAAGCTAGACTTGGCTCTAAGAGGCTTCCACGCAAAATGCTTTTAGATTTACATGGCTTTCCCGTGATTGAATGGGTTATCAGAAGGCTCTTACGATCTCGAAACCTGGATAAAATCGTGTTAGCAATACCCCAGAATGATTTTGAGTTGGAAATGATCGGAGGCAAAATGGGGATTCCCGTTTATAAAGGGGACGAAGACGATGTTTTAGGGAGATTTAGGCTAGTCACAGACAAGCTGAAGCCTAGAAACGTTGTAAGAGTGTGTGCCGATAACCCGTTCGTAGACCCTGTTGAGATTGATCGACTTATTTCCTATTTTTCTTGTAATAAACTAGATTATGCATACAATCATATTCCTAGAAACAACCAGTATCCAGATGGTTTAGGGGCAGAGATTTGCACGATTGAATGTCTAGAAAGTATTTTTAGCAATGCTTCTGGCAAGGAACAGAGAGAACACCTATTTAATTATCTTTGGGAGAATCAAGAGTGCTTTCAGATTGGCACTTTTGACCCTTTGAATGTTGAGTGTCATAAGCCTCATTTACGTTTTGATATTGATACATTGCACGATCTACATAAGCTTAGAAGAATGAATGTGACGATCCAATCAACAATTAATTGTATCGTCAAACAAGGTGAGGGAGTAAGTGAATGAAAGAAATTCATAGTGCGTTTGATGTGTCACGCAGGTTTAATCCCTACATTATTGCCGAAGCAGGAGTAAACCATGAGGGAGACCTAGACCTTGCTAAACGTTTAGTTGATGAAGCTAAACTTGGTGGAGCAGATGCAATTAAGTTTCAGACTTACAAAGCAGAGAAAATCGCTTCAATAAATTCTCCTGCATACTGGGACTTAAAGAAGGAAAGAACTGAAAGTCAATTTGAGCTGTTTAAAAAGTACGATGGATTTGGAGAGTGTGAGTATCAGGAGCTAGCCAAATACTGTGCGAAAGCCGATATTGAGTTTATGAGCACACCGTTTGATTTAGAATCAGCAAACTTTCTAAACCCCCTTGTGAACGTTTTCAAAATATCATCTTCAGATATCACTAATAAGCCATTTTTAGAGCACATAGGTTCGCTCAATAAGCCAATAATACTATCTACGGGCGCATCATTTGTTCATGAGATTCAGGAAGCGCTTGGATGGCTTGAGCCATATAATGTGCCGGTTGCTCTATTGCATTGCGTGTTGGACTATCCAACAGCTGATGAGAATGCAAACCTAGCAATGATCACAGATCTTCAGGATAAGTTTCCAAGTCACGTAGTTGGATACTCAGATCATACGCTTCCAGGTGAAATGAAGATTTTAGAAACAGCAGCAGTGCTAGGTGCTAGAATTATAGAGAAGCACTTTACCCATGATAAGAATTTACCTGGGAATGATCACTATCATGCTATGGATTACAATGATCTTCTGACGTTCCAGCATAGGTTAAAAGTATTGCAGGCTATCTTGGGTAATGTAAAGAAGGAGCCTTTAGAAAATGAAAGATCAGCAAGGTTGAATGCGAGAAGAAGCTTGGTTCTCGCAAGACCTTTAAATTCGGGAGATAGACTCTCAATAGAAGATTTAACTTGGAAAAGGCCTGGTACCGGAATTAGTCCCAAATATGTGGAAAGCGTACTTTCAATGAAAGTGACGCGAGATATTAAAATTGACGAGATTCTTAATTGGCGTGATATAGATACATAGTTGGTAGTATCTATTTGGGCTTCTTAATAAGAGATTAGTTAACCCAAATATGGTAGATGTAATATTTCTCAATGACTTTAAACCCGCAAGAGTTGTATAGTTTGCAAGCTCCCACGTTTTCGCACTGAGTATAAACATCTACATATTTAAGGTTTTCCTCTGTGAATTTCTGTGCCGCGCCTTCTATCAGCATTTTACCAATTCCATGTCCTCTATATTTGTGATCGACTGCGATTAAACCTATTCTTCCTCGATCTCCGTGTTTAGCTAGGGTTATCATTCCTCGTATCTTATCATCTGACTTACTTGCAAGGTTTTCAAATGCTATTTCTCTGCGAATAGATCTAGTAATCCAGCATCTATAAAGTTCTTCAAACTTTTCTCTCGCAATATTCGGATCTCTATTAAATCTTGAGAATTGTCCGCTTTGAATTGCCAGAGATTCGAGTTCTTCGCTACTTTCAGAAGGGGAGATAGATACTATATCCTTACAAATACTATTTTTTTTCAGAGGTAAAGTAGCACTATACTTCACTTTTCCCCCTATTAGAAAGTTCTCGAGTTGTGGTAGAAGTTGATGGCTTTCAATGTAAGCCAATTTGATAGATCTTTGTTGTAGAGCTTTTTTAATGTCGAATCCACCTTCACTCGTTGGCTTCAACTTTGCTACGCCAAAACTAAAAAAATCACTATCCCATTCCAATGATTCTATTTCTAGCAAGATTCAGCTCCGCTGAGTGAGGCTTCTCTGTGTAATGATCTTTGCCAAGAGTTACTAAAGTAGCTATTTATCTTTTCTATGACTTTGTCTTGATCATCTCTAGTAAGTTCGTAGTAACAAGGCAAACGAATGAGTCGCTGACTTATGTCCTCCGTAACTTTTAGTCTCTGGTTAGTATTCCAAAACGTCCTTCCCATAGGTGAAGTGTGTAGAGGAACGTAATGGAAAACGGCATGGATGCCTGATCTATTCATATGAGAAATAAAATGGTCTCGATCGTGTTTCGATTTTTCGAGAATTATGTAAAACATATGACCATTGTGTTTAGAGCCCTCTGGGCAATGTGGAAGTTGAATATACCCTTTTTGAGAAAGAGGTTTAAGTGCTTTGTAGTAGTAGCGGTAGATAGCTTCCCTTTTAGAAGTAATTTTGTCAGCTTCCTCTAGCTGAGCATAAAGGAAAGCAGAGATTATTTCGGAAGGTAAGAAGGACGAGCCCTCGTCGACCCATGTGTACTTGCTGACTTCCCCTCTAAAAAATTTTGACCTATTTGTACCTTTTTCATGAATTATCTCTGCTCTCTCTAGAAAAATCTTATTGTTGATTACAAGAGCACCTCCTTCTCCGCAAATAAAGTTCTTTGTTTCATGAAAACTATATGCTCCGAGGTCACCTATAGTACCTAGAAAGTCATCTTTATATCTTGCGTGAACTGCCTGAGCTGCATCCTCAACTACCAGAATCCCATGGCGTGACGCTATGTCCATTATGGTTTTCATTTCGCAGGCGACACCAGCGTAATGCACAGGTACAATAACTTTCGTTCGTTTAGTAATAAGATCTTCTAGAAGTGTTTCATCCATGTTTAGGGTATCAGGCCTAATATCGACAAACTTAAGATTTGCTCCGCATCGCAAAAATGCGTTAGCCGTAGATACAAAAGTATAAGATGGGAGTATAACTTCATCTCCATCCTCTAAATTTGCCAAGATAGCTGCCATCTCCAATGCGGCCGTTCCAGATGTAGTTAGTAATACTCGATTTGCCTTGAAAGCTTCTTGCATCCAATATTCGCATTTCTTGGAAAAGTATCCATTTCCTGCAAGTCTTCCTCTTAATACAGCTTGCGAAATATAATGTAATTCTTTTCCGACAATAAAAGGCTTGTTGAAAGGTATTGAATTATTCGGTTCAATCACTAGGTGATCCTTCAGGATATGCTGTTGAATTTCTTAAAGAGAGCTGGATATTTTGGTCTTATGCTGCTTAATATACTACATCTAAGATCACTGCTCAGCGAAAAAATATTCAAGTCTCACTTGGGCCCGAAGGTACTTTTGACTACACTATTTATCCATGATGAACACAAGGTTTAGCTTTGAAAGAAACCACTATCGAAGCATGTAGGCCACTTATATCAGTAGTAATTCCCGTCTATAAGTGTGCTGACTGTCTTATAGAGTTGACGAATCGATTACAGATTAGTTTGGATGAAGTTAGTAAAAGATTTGAGATCCTACTTGTCGATGATTGGAGTCCAGATAATTCCTGGGAAATTATCCAAGATCTGGCACACTCGAACCCAACGATAAAAGGCATTCGTCTCTCGAAAAACTTCGGTCAGCATTATGCTATTGCTGCCGGGGTAGACCAAGTTTTGGGTGATTGGCTTATTGTTATGGATGGAGACCTTCAAGACCTGCCTGAAGAGATACCAAATTTGTATAAGGTAGCTACTGAGGGAGATTTTGATGTGGTTATGGCTAGGCGTAGGATTCGTCGAGACGCCTTTCTCAAGAAGGAGATCTCAAGACTGTTCTATCGAGTTTTGAGCTATTTGACAGATTCTCGCCTTGATCCAGCAATCGCAAACTTCGGGATTTATCGTCGAAATGTCGTCTCCGTAATCAGAGATATGACTGAAAGTATTCGTTACTTCCCTAGTATGGTAAGGTGGTCTGGATTCTCTCAAACAACACTTGATGTTACTCATGGTGGACGCCCTCACGGTGAATCGGCGTATAGCGTAAAAAAACTTCTAAGCTTGGGTATTGATGTGATCTTAGCTTATTCCGATAAACCACTCAAACTTACTGTCAAATTTGGATTTTTTCTTTCGATTTCTTCTTTGGTTTTCGTCTCCTATATAGTCTTCCAGAGACTGACAGGCCAAATAGAGGTGCTAGGATACTCCACCATAGTGGCTTCAGTATGGTTGTTGTCAGGGGTGATAATATTTATCCAAGGGATACTCGGTTTATATGTGGGAAAGATATTTGAATGTACTAAAGCGCGTCCGGTTTATATCATAAGTAAAACTGTTAATATGTTAGAGAATAAGCCCTCGAAAGAGTGAGGTTAGAATGCGAGATCAAATACTATCTTCCATCGAGAAGTACAATGTCATTTTGGTGTTTGCTATTATGACTGTGACTCAACTACCCTTGAGTGGATTTCCTGGTGGTCATCACGGGTGGGTGACATCTCATAATCTTGCTCTTTCTGGAAACTCCACAGTAGCAAACTACTTTGTTGGCTACACGATTCAGTTTGCTCAAGATTATTATTACTTTTTACGTTCGCCTTTTCCTAGTTATATCGTGATGAGCCTGCCTCAATATTTTTTCGAATCTATGATCGATCAGATTTTCTACACTAAAATATTGAATGCTGTCATAATTTCATTGAGCATTTTCTTTTTTCAAAGAGTGCTTATATGCCTTGAAATTTCACGGCTCAAAGCTATTGCGATTACACTTCTCAGTTTCTCGGGTCACTATGTCACTTTCTATCGCGATCTTGTAACGCCAGATGTTTACTCATTGTTGGGCATAGCGATTGCAATATATGGCATATCGCTGAAGATAACAGCAGACAGGATTTTTCCTCTATATGTTTGTGCTGTCTTAGCTCCTATGTTGGGTTGGGGATACTCAGTTATACCTACATTTTTTGTATACTGGTTTCTAATGCTTAGAGTATTCCATAAAAATACAACGTTCTATATTGCGTTAAAGTCTTCTTTAAGACATTCGAGCTTTATATCTTTGTTTCTTGCGTGCATAGTAACAGCATCTTTTCTAACTCATAATATTCTCGCCGAGGCTTTTGTTCGAGGGGTCTCGTTAACAGAGGTTGGCATTGTGAAATCGGCGCTTTTTAGGTTGGGTATAGAAGAGGGAGCCTCTACTACGCAGTGGGTCTACTATCTATATGAAAAAATGGCCAAGTACTTTCTTAAGGGCTTTACACCGATTTGGTATTTTAAGGTCTCAAGCCCTACACATATTGTAAAAGCACTCTCTATGAGTTTCATTTGCGTGCTCTTCATCTCCTGTATTTTTATATTTAGGCGATCCTTTGGGAGGCTATCTGAACGCAAGAGAATGATCGTTGTGCTGCTGCTTCTCTCTGGCCCGCTGTGGTTGGTACCGATGAGGAACTTGGCTAGATTTCATGACTATACAGCTATAATTTTTTGTCCATCATATATTGCAATTTATTTTGGTGCTCTCCTTTTTCTAAAGAAGAAATTTGAAAAATTTCTTTGTGGCGCTGCCGTAGTTGTCTATATTGCATCTAATGTTCTTTATATGAACCATAAGAACGTGGGAGTCGAATCACTTAACTTGGTCACATCTGAATTTGAGAAAGTTAAAGATTTACTTCCAGAAGGTGTTGTGGTTGACTACCGGCCAAACTATCAAGAAGTTATTCCAGGTGCGCCTCTCGCAGTAGGATACTACCTAAAAGGCCTTAAAGTAGGAACAGAGTTCAATTCCAATTATCTGATTTCACGATCCAATGAAGAAGAAGGGACTTATCGTCTGTTGACGCCAACTCATAAAATGCTGTTTTTATATAAGAGATCAGACCCTGACCATATTGGTAAACAGGTGATAGAAGAGGTTGGTAAAAAAGTTCTTTAAACGGCTGCATGTTGAAATAGTTTCAGGAGATGTGCTAGGGTGTTAGAGAAAAGTTTCATTACGTTCGCGATACCGTACTACTCTAAGCCTAAGTACTTAGTAGAGGCTATAGAAAGTGTGTTTTCACAAACCTGTGAAACATGGCGAATTCACATATTCGATGACAATCCAAATAATCCACTCGATCTAGACTTAATTAACTCTTATCTTGAAGACTCAAGAGTTACTTATTCTTTGAATAGTTCTAATCTAGGGATTGCAAAAAATTGGAATCAATGTCTTGAAAGTGCAAAGACTGACCTAGTTACCATACTACACTCTGATGATTGCTTGTTACCAGATTATATGGAAATGATTTATGATTCTGCATCCCGTTTTGAAGAGGCATCGGCCTATTTTTGCCAGACTGAGATAATAGATTCTAAGGGTAATCAGATATTTTCATTCGTTGATTTTGTTAAAAGATACTTCAGACCAAAAGGTGATCTTTTCCGTGTAGAAGGAGAGTCAGGACTACTATCTCTGCTAAAGGGAAACTATATCATGTGTCCCACGATTTGTTACAAAATGAGTAAAGTAAAAAAACTAAGATTCAATGAAAGATGGCTAATGGTTTTGGACTTGGATTTTTATTTCAGGGTTTTACTATCGGGGAACCACCTTGTCGGTAGTGATAAGCCTGTATATAAATATCGACGTCACAAAGAAAATCAAACTTCGATTCTTAATGATAATCTGAAGAGGTTCAAAGAGGAGATTGATATTTACGCATCTATCTCTAAAGACTGTGTTGATATTGGATGGAATCGAGCTGCAAAAGTTGCGAGAAAGAAGCAAATTGTTAAGGCACACCTTATCTTTCTGTCATTGAAAGACTTACTTAGTTTACGACTTCGCTCGGTTACAAAGAAGCTCCGACTAATACTCCAAAATTGAGGTTGAGTTTATGTCATGGATGGTAATCTTAATTGTTAGTGGGACTCTTCTACTGACAATTTCGCAATTTGGAGGGCGTTTGTCAGCAAGGAATGCTCTAGTGTGGTGGGCTGTTAGTGCCTTTTTAGTGTTATCTCTGATTTTGCCAGGAGCGCTCGAACCGCTAGCAAAGGCACTAGGGATCGAGTTAGTCAGTAACTTGGTAATGGCTAGTTTGATATTCTTTCTCTTTCTGCAGACACTAGAAATGAGTGTCGAGAATACAAGTGCCAACCGTAAGATGAGAATTTTCGTTTCAAAAATTGCTGCTAAAGGATTTGACGTAGGTGGAAGATGGAAGTTCAATCGATGGAAGGCCTTAATAGTGTTGCCTTGCTATAACGAGGAAGAAAATCTTTTATCGCTAATTCCCAAACTAGAGAATATCAAGAGTGAGCATGGAATTGAGTACTGCTTTGTAAATGACGGTAGTACTGATAGCAGCGAAATGATTCTTAACAAACAATGCCCTGATAACTACGTCAGTCATGAGATTAACATCGGAGTTTCGGGTGTTCTCATGACGGGATTCAATATTGCAAAAAATAATGGATATGATTTTGTCGTCCAGTGTGATTCAGACGGCCAGCACCCTCTTGGTGACGTAACAAAGATGATCAACTTTGCCCAGAGTAATAAAGTCGACCTTACAATTGGCAGTCGTTTTAGAGATGTCAGAGTGTTGAAGGCAAATCGAAAAAGTACAACTGCTATGAGGATATTCGGTATTGGGTTGATTAGATTCAGCTTGGGGCTATTTGGACTATTTAGTACTGTGAAAGACCCAACATCAGGCTTTAGAGTATATAGTCGTAAAGCTATTGGTGTTCTAGCTAACTGTATGCCAGATGAGTATCCTGAGCCCGAAAGTTTAGCTCTGATGGCTGTGCACCAATTGAAGGTTGCAGAAATAAGTGTTTCAATGAATCCCAGGGTTGCGGGTGTATCAAGTATTACAGCTACTAAGAAAATTCGATATATGGTCAAGGTTTTTTCATCGTTAGTAGGGTTAAGGCTGAGATCTACTTTTTAGGTAAAAGTTTGAAGAACATCTATTCCAGTTATCAATGCCACTGGTTTAGGCTGAAGACTCCTCGTGCCAATGCCTTCGAGGGATTTTCAACCTATCGTGTGGCTTCGGCCTTCTTTTAATTGCTCTTGGCTCTCGCCTTCCTGAGCGCTTCTTTAGTGGCTGGCTAATTATCGTCGCAAGAATATATTTTTGTAGCTTGTCCAGATTGTTAACGATCACCTGAAAGCGGCAATGAATGAACCATCATTGCCGCTAGAGGATGCTTTGTTAGGGCTCCCTGTGCGTTACCTCGCACAATATTCTAGTAGCCAATTCTTAGTTTAAAATCCTATTCTTTTTTCAGATATTTTTGAGGTTTGAAGTGGACCCTATGGTTTAGACCAGTAGAAGTGATCTGTTAGTTATCCCATCATGCAGCTTCTTTCAAGCACTTCTCACCAACTTTGGTAGTCTTCACTGCGATTCTACTATTATAGGCCATATCTGGAGTCCCGTATTTCAGCCAAGAGTGAGGCCTTTCGCTGTTATAGAAGGAAATATACTTCTCACCGACATCGAGCAAAGCTCGGAATCTTAATTTGATTAATTTGACATCAAGAGGCACAAAGGGTCATCAGTTAACAACATCCTGAGATTATTATGATTAACGATGACTTTCACGTAAAACGAATTGATCACCATGGTATAGTTGCTGGCGTGATCAGAGATTTGGGTATTGATAGCTACGTCGATCGACGGTTAGGCTCTTCAGGCAACGAATCTGTCTCTACTGGGCAGGCTGTGGCCGCTATGATCATCAATGGACTCGGGTATACTGACAAGCCATTGTCCATGACAACAGAGTTTTTTGAACAGCTTCCGACCCGAGTATGCCAGGGTGTCTGAGACAGTTTTGACTAAAGTTTAAGAAACTATTAGTCAGACTACCGGAATGGACTTTCGTTCAATTTTAACGTTTATACCAACGTTCTCTGCTGGAACGGTTAGCCTTGGGCCTGCTTTGTTAAAGCGCTCAGGAAAGCTGCTGAAAGCCTTTTTTAAGACCTTCTTCCGTTCTTCAAGCACTTCTTCTGTACGACCTTCGTAAACCATTGCTGGTGTTAACAGGCCAAGGTTAATGTGGCGATGATCGTGGTTATACCATTCGAAAAACTTCTTCATCTCTACTTTGGCCTAATCAAGGTTTTTATACCAACCGCGAAAAAACCGATGGTACTTTAAGGTCTTGAACTGGGACTCAGAAAAAGCGTTGTCGTCACTTACACGAGGTCGAGAAAAACTTCGACTTAATCCCAAGAGTGCAACCAACTCCACTGTTGAAGCGGCTTTCATTGGACTACCTCGATCGGAATGAATCGTCAAGCTTTCTTCGATTAAATTTTTATTTTGTAAACTCTCTCGAATGAAATGCTGTGCTAGATCCGCATTCTCGCGTTCCGACACCATCCAACCAACAACATAACGACTGTACACATCAAGCATCACGTAAAGAAAATAGTACTTCCCTATAAAAGGCCCAGGAAGCCGAGTAATGTCCCAACTCCAGACTGTATTTGGTCCAGTTGCCTTAATAATTGGTTTGGGATGTTTCTGTTTACGCCTAACCATTCTTCGCTCTCGCGATAGGCTATTCTCCTGTAAGATACGATACATTGTCCGAATGGAGCAATACCACTTGCCTTCATCCAAAAGTTTGCTATAAGCCTGATAGGGGCTGTCTTCGATATGTTTCTCTGAGCATAAAATACTCAATACTTCTTCCCTTTGCTCATTAGATAATTTATTCACTGGTGCAGCTTTCCTTGCTCCAGTAGGTTGTTTTCGAGGCTTTAGGGATCTGTACAGGCTCGCTCTGGAAACTCCACTAAGCTTTGCATACCAGGTAAGATCAGCCTTAATAGTTTTGTTCTTGTGGTAACGAGTTAGTCGCTGTCTGATTTGGGATTGGGTGGTTTTGGAAGTTGAATCCCGAACATCTCCGATACTTTTTTTTGAATATCGATGATAGCTTCGGCATGTTCAAGCCTTCTAGTAGCTGTTTCTAGCTGCTTGCGAAGCCTTTCATTCTCACGCTTGAGCTTAGCTTCATTGTCAGGTTTAGGCCCCCTCTTCTTGCTAAAAACGCCCGCAAGTGCATCCTCAGCTTCGCTCTTCCACTTACTCACTTGATTCGCATAGAGACCTTCTCGTCTCAACAGTTTACCAACCTCTCCGCGCTTACACTGGGCAAGTTCCTCTAGAATCCTGGCCTTGTATTCTGGGGAGAATGTTCTTCGACCTGGCTTCTCATTAATCTGTTCGGATGATAGGCTAGAGCTAGCTGTTTGATTTTCTTTGTTTTTGTTATCTGACATTTGAGATCCTTCATATACCGCCCTTTGTTATACTGAATTATCGGTATAGTTGTCTCATCTTTTCCTGGCACATAGAGTTCTGGTAAGGATCTCTCTTTTGTGAGGTGGCGGATTGATCAGATGGTAAGGAAATTTGCATCACGTCAACAGCCAGTAAAACGTGGAGGTCGCTCATGGAGTAAGTGGAGCCATAGTGAAATATATGATAAGTGGAAGCTCTTTAACGGTTATCATGTAAAACCTAGGCAGTGTACATCATGAGCAGCAGTCCCATAAACCTTAACGGCGAATTCTCTGGGTAAC of Pseudobacteriovorax antillogorgiicola contains these proteins:
- the rffA gene encoding dTDP-4-amino-4,6-dideoxygalactose transaminase, translating into MIEPNNSIPFNKPFIVGKELHYISQAVLRGRLAGNGYFSKKCEYWMQEAFKANRVLLTTSGTAALEMAAILANLEDGDEVILPSYTFVSTANAFLRCGANLKFVDIRPDTLNMDETLLEDLITKRTKVIVPVHYAGVACEMKTIMDIASRHGILVVEDAAQAVHARYKDDFLGTIGDLGAYSFHETKNFICGEGGALVINNKIFLERAEIIHEKGTNRSKFFRGEVSKYTWVDEGSSFLPSEIISAFLYAQLEEADKITSKREAIYRYYYKALKPLSQKGYIQLPHCPEGSKHNGHMFYIILEKSKHDRDHFISHMNRSGIHAVFHYVPLHTSPMGRTFWNTNQRLKVTEDISQRLIRLPCYYELTRDDQDKVIEKINSYFSNSWQRSLHREASLSGAESC
- a CDS encoding glycosyltransferase family 2 protein, producing the protein MKETTIEACRPLISVVIPVYKCADCLIELTNRLQISLDEVSKRFEILLVDDWSPDNSWEIIQDLAHSNPTIKGIRLSKNFGQHYAIAAGVDQVLGDWLIVMDGDLQDLPEEIPNLYKVATEGDFDVVMARRRIRRDAFLKKEISRLFYRVLSYLTDSRLDPAIANFGIYRRNVVSVIRDMTESIRYFPSMVRWSGFSQTTLDVTHGGRPHGESAYSVKKLLSLGIDVILAYSDKPLKLTVKFGFFLSISSLVFVSYIVFQRLTGQIEVLGYSTIVASVWLLSGVIIFIQGILGLYVGKIFECTKARPVYIISKTVNMLENKPSKE
- a CDS encoding glycosyltransferase family 2 protein produces the protein MLEKSFITFAIPYYSKPKYLVEAIESVFSQTCETWRIHIFDDNPNNPLDLDLINSYLEDSRVTYSLNSSNLGIAKNWNQCLESAKTDLVTILHSDDCLLPDYMEMIYDSASRFEEASAYFCQTEIIDSKGNQIFSFVDFVKRYFRPKGDLFRVEGESGLLSLLKGNYIMCPTICYKMSKVKKLRFNERWLMVLDLDFYFRVLLSGNHLVGSDKPVYKYRRHKENQTSILNDNLKRFKEEIDIYASISKDCVDIGWNRAAKVARKKQIVKAHLIFLSLKDLLSLRLRSVTKKLRLILQN
- a CDS encoding DUF2304 family protein, which codes for MVILIVSGTLLLTISQFGGRLSARNALVWWAVSAFLVLSLILPGALEPLAKALGIELVSNLVMASLIFFLFLQTLEMSVENTSANRKMRIFVSKIAAKGFDVGGRWKFNRWKALIVLPCYNEEENLLSLIPKLENIKSEHGIEYCFVNDGSTDSSEMILNKQCPDNYVSHEINIGVSGVLMTGFNIAKNNGYDFVVQCDSDGQHPLGDVTKMINFAQSNKVDLTIGSRFRDVRVLKANRKSTTAMRIFGIGLIRFSLGLFGLFSTVKDPTSGFRVYSRKAIGVLANCMPDEYPEPESLALMAVHQLKVAEISVSMNPRVAGVSSITATKKIRYMVKVFSSLVGLRLRSTF
- a CDS encoding DUF4277 domain-containing protein, yielding MINDDFHVKRIDHHGIVAGVIRDLGIDSYVDRRLGSSGNESVSTGQAVAAMIINGLGYTDKPLSMTTEFFEQLPTRVCQGV
- a CDS encoding DDE-type integrase/transposase/recombinase, giving the protein MNKLSNEQREEVLSILCSEKHIEDSPYQAYSKLLDEGKWYCSIRTMYRILQENSLSRERRMVRRKQKHPKPIIKATGPNTVWSWDITRLPGPFIGKYYFLYVMLDVYSRYVVGWMVSERENADLAQHFIRESLQNKNLIEESLTIHSDRGSPMKAASTVELVALLGLSRSFSRPRVSDDNAFSESQFKTLKYHRFFRGWYKNLD
- a CDS encoding transposase, which translates into the protein MSDNKNKENQTASSSLSSEQINEKPGRRTFSPEYKARILEELAQCKRGEVGKLLRREGLYANQVSKWKSEAEDALAGVFSKKRGPKPDNEAKLKRENERLRKQLETATRRLEHAEAIIDIQKKVSEMFGIQLPKPPNPKSDSD